A window of Daucus carota subsp. sativus chromosome 2, DH1 v3.0, whole genome shotgun sequence genomic DNA:
AAAACGCTATACAAGTTACATACTTGCATAGCACATGTCAAAAATGATATCTAAGTACTGTATCCCAAGCCCAATTTTGTAGTAGtgtatgtactcagcttcagcagtagaagtagacactgagtgttgcttcttgctgtaccaggaaaccaaccgacgtcctagaaattgacagcttccagacgtactctttctatcaatcctgcaacctgcataatcagaatctgtatagccggttaagtcaaaaccagtattcttagggtaccaaatacctaaaccaggtgtacccttaagatatctaaagattcttttgacggctataagatgtgattctttaggatcagcttggaacctagcacacaaacatgttgcaaacataatatctggtctactagcagtgagatagaatagtgagccaatcatacctcgatagcttgagatatcaactttcttaccagatttatcctggtcaagcttagtggcagtggccatgggtgtctttgccggtgaacagttttctagattgtacttccttagaagatctctgacatactttgactggcaaatgaagatgccatcttccttttagcttacttgaagaccaagaaagtaagatagctcacccatcatactcatttcataattactctgcattaacttagcaaatctcttgcacaagttatcgttagtagaaccaaatataatatcatcaacatatatttgaacaaatatcatattgttATCATGTAATTAtagaagagagttttgtctatgacacctctagtgaaattatttttatttaaaaacttagagagggtgtcataccatgtccttggtgaatGCTGGAGCCCATAGAAAGCTTTGAacaggaagtatacaaaatcagcaaactctggattttcaaagccagggggctgttccagatatacttcttcttccagctttccattcaaaaatgcacttttcacattcatctgataaactttgaagttggagtgtgcagcaaatgcaagaaatattctgatggcttcaagacgagcaattggagcataggtttcatcgtaatcaattccttcttcttgggaataaccttttgcgaccagtctggctttgtttctcacaacaatgctgTTATGCCCAAAAATCGGCATGGGCCTAGGCAGGCCCATAATCAGATATGAACCACCAAGGTGGGCCTGTCCACCTATATTTATGAAGATTCATCCAGTTCATAATAGGGAGAGGAGATTGGGTCAAAGATACTGGGCTCAACAGTCTATTTGGACCGAGTCTTTTGGGCTCATCATTCTTATAAGGTGCTTCGTCAATGAGGCCCCATGATTGagaatatttatgaaaacttaAGGAAGAGCACTAGGGGGTCATCACCCTTAGGGGCCATCATGAAGACATACCAATAAGCCTAGGGCCTCACTGCTTTATGGCCTCATGCCTCTCAGGGGTCATCATAATTAGAGGCCAATCGCCTGGGGGTCGTCACCCTAGGGCTCACTCTTCAGGCTGGCCTCTAGGCCTCATCCTCTCAACTACAAGGTGGCCTCATCGGAGGTGTCACGTGCTTTATTCTATTAAGTCCTTTGGGCTCTCGTCATTAAGGCTACGCCTTCCACTTCGGGTTACATCACCCCGTAAGATGATGATCGGgttccctcgccccatagaggatgaacgggctccctcgccccatggaggatgaacgggctccctcgtCCCATGGAGGATGACCGGGCTCCCTCGTCCCATggaggatgaacgggctccctcgtCCCATggaggatgaacgggctccctcgtCCCATGGAGGATGATTGGGCTTCCTCGCCTCATACGAGGACTTATTGGATCAATATCCATTCTCTAACTCACTCCATGATAGCCTCTTACCATATGGGCCTAGGCCATGCGAGAACGGGCCTCTCCTGACGGCAGCCCTCAAGGTTCTACGGACCTGGGCTTTGATGGACCGGACTGACACTTAGCCCATGCTAAGAAGTTTGGCCCGCAAGAACTACGTGGTAGCTTGAACCCCTATAAATAAGGGTACGTAGGCCTCTTGTGCTCATTATCTGATTCATGCTGAGAAACGTCTGAGAAtactttctctctttctctcgagGATCAAACACAAGATCAGCTACATCATCCATCACTTCTCGTCCCGTGTTCTTCGCTGTTTCTTCCAGAAATCACTCAGGTACACACATTTGTTGTTAACCAATTTCTCCCGTTAACAATTTGGCGATCACATTGGGAGCATTAACAACATCTTAGGGAGAAAGATGAGCAGAAGGAAGAACAGGTCTAAGAGAGCCCGGAAGGGTTCCCAAGGAACTCAAGAGGGGGAGGACAGCATCACTCCCAACAACGGGAGTCAGCCCCAGGCCACACCAGAGGGGGAGGCCCCCTCACCTAATCCCATCATGGAATACCTGCAGAATCTCTTAAGGGACATGAAGACCATACAGAATCAAGTAGCCCGAATGAGTAAGCGAGGAGGCAGGAAGAAGAGGGTCTTCAAGAGGACTGGGCGCGGGCCGACACCTTCGGTGACCCCCAGGAACTTGGAGTAGGATTTTAATCGAGAGGCTGAGGGTGAGGGCACACTTGAGACTGGTGGAGTGCCCCACCGTTCTCGTCGGCAGCCTACTCCGTCTACTGCCAGAAGCACGAGTGTCCTAGATCGGTTAGGAAGGAGATTAACTGAGCATGATCTAAAGCTCAGGCTGGAAGCCAAACAGATGGAAAGAATGGAGAGAGAGCGCCAGCGCCGAGAGGAGCGACCCCCCTCCCATTATAACGAGAGGGAGCGGTCACTCCACTCAAGGACCCATAGGGAGAGATCCCCTCCTCATCCTTCCGCCAACAATCTAGGCTGCGGAACAATGAGGACGATGGAGAATCCCAGGTCCGTGACCTTAGGAGGAGTTATCCACCTCCATCTCTCCACGGCGAGAATAATGGCCACGATGACGACAAACGACTTGGAAATTTAAACGTGCATGACCTCAGGAGGATATTAAATCGCATGGAGGAGGAGAAGAGGCTCCCTCAGGCTGTCGTTGCCCGCTCTCCCTTTACTAGGGCCATCCTAGAGTCTCGACCACCTGTAAACATGAGGCATCACCCCGAACTCATCTATAATGGGGAGGATGACCCGGCCTCATACTATATGCGGTTCAACATTGCAAATGGACGTCTACCAAGTCCCCAGCCTCACGCGTTGCAGGATCTTCGCTGCCTCGCTTCGAGGGCACGCCGAACTGTGGTTCTCTAAGCTAGATCCAGGGATAATAAGCTCTTGGGAATCAATGGGAGACCTATTTATCAGGCAGTTTCAGTCTTCCATGACCTACGCACCTCCTGTGGCCACTTTAGCCAACATCAAACAGGGGAGCGGGGAAACCCTCCATGATTACTTCAAGAGATTCATCGCTGAGGTCCCTTACGTGAGAGAGGCCACTGATGAAGCTGTAAAGAATTTCCTGATCACTGGGCTGAGGAGATGCTCGGACTTTTGGAAAGATATTCAGGCTCATGAGCCCGCCACTCTCCAGGATTTCTATCGGTAGGTTGAACCGTTTAAGATAGTGGAGAGGTCCATGGCGGAACTGGACTATGGGAGCCCTCCTCCCCGCGACAATTACAAGTATAAAAATCGGAAGAGAGGTAGATCGGTGACCCCTGAAAAGAAGAGGAGGAGTCCCAGTCCTAAGAAAGAGCGGGCAAAGAAGGAGAAGACCCCCCTAGGAATCCTACTGGGACTCAGGGGAGAGGTTAGAATCAATTCACCCCATTGGTGGCCTCGATAGAGCACATTTATGACATCAACGCTGATAAGGGGATCTTTAAGAAGCCTGCCCCTTTGAGTAACTGGGCAAAGAAGGATAGGACCAAGTACTGTGCGTTCCATGAGTCGAATGGTCATGATACCGCGGATTGTCAACAGCTGAAACAGCAAATTGAGGAGCTCATCAAAAATGGGAGGCTCATTGAGTGGGTGAAGACGCAAAAGAAGAGTTATAATAATATGCCCCCGCCCCCTCAAGATAATGATACTGAGACCACCAACACTGAGAAGATGCCGAAAGCTGGGAGCATACACATGATCATTGGCGGTCCTCATATTGGGGGGAAAGCAGAAAAGCCATAGAAAGGTACGCACGGGAGGCCAAGAGCCCACCTCTAACTAATGTCCATCATCTCTCTGAGAGGCCCCCGAAAATGTTCAGGGGTGAGACCATGAACATTATGTTCAGTGAGGAGGACGCAAGGTGGGTTCACCACCCCCATTCTGATGCTCTGGTAGTGAAGGTCAGAATTGGCTCCAACAA
This region includes:
- the LOC108203226 gene encoding uncharacterized protein LOC108203226; translated protein: MGRMTRPHTICGSTLQMDVYQVPSLTRCRIFAASLRGHAELWFSKLDPGIISSWESMGDLFIRQFQSSMTYAPPVATLANIKQGSGETLHDYFKRFIAEVPYVREATDEAVKNFLITGLRRCSDFWKDIQAHEPATLQDFYR